A part of Anabas testudineus chromosome 7, fAnaTes1.2, whole genome shotgun sequence genomic DNA contains:
- the ptpn1 gene encoding tyrosine-protein phosphatase non-receptor type 1, whose amino-acid sequence MEAEFREIDENGSWNAIYQDIRQQSCELPCKVAKLPDNKTRNRYRDVSPFDHSRICLQLGTNNYINASLITVEEAQRNYILTQGPLPNTCGHFWEMVWEQRTRGVVMLNRVIEKGSVKCAQYWPHKEERDAIFEDTNFKLTFVSEDIKSYYTVRQLELENLSTQETREILHFHYTTWPDFGVPQSPASFLNFLFKVRESGCLNSEHGPVVVHCSAGIGRSGTFCLVDTCLLLMSIRKDASSVRIRDVLLEMRRYRMGLIQTADQLRFSYLAVIEGAKYIKGDMSLQESWKELSNEEDDPPEFTPPPPLPPPRDPHNGKVEPSFFPGNEIIQRSEIRSVGSSQESALRQRNVAGPPDCGEQSDGRMGIQDLTCSDPAKSQQLHETEENKEPKLAEAAEQPKESSPVPGTWSPLLTNVCLCTALALSAYVCYRAYFH is encoded by the exons ATGGAAGCCGAGTTTCGGGAAATCGATGAAAACGGGAGCTGGAACGCCATTTATCAG GATATTCGCCAGCAGTCTTGCGAGCTGCCTTGTAAGGTTGCCAAGTTGCCTGACAACAAGACTCGGAATCGCTACAGAGATGTTAGCCCAT ttGATCACAGCAGAATATGTCTGCAGCTGGGTACGAACAACTACATTAATGCCAGTCTAATAACAGTAGAGGAGGCACAGAGGAACTACATCCTCACTCAG GGACCCCTTCCAAACACATGTGGCCACTTCTGGGAGATGGTGTGGGAGCAGAGGACCCGTGGCGTAGTGATGCTGAACCGAGTCATAGAGAAAGGATCT GTTAAATGTGCTCAATATTGGCCACACAAAGAGGAGAGGGATGCCATCTTTGAAGACACCAATTTCAAGCTCACCTTTGTCTCAGAAGACATCAAATCTTACTACACAGTCCGTCAGCTGGAATTGGAAAATCTGTCT ACTCAAGAGACTCGtgagattttacattttcactacACCACCTGGCCTGACTTCGGAGTTCCGCAGTCTCCTGCCTCCTTCCTTAACTTCCTGTTCAAGGTGCGAGAGTCAGGTTGTCTGAATTCTGAACATGGACCGGTGGTGGTGCACTGCAGCGCTGGCATCGGCCGCTCGGGGACCTTCTGTCTTGTAGACACCTGCCTCTTATTG ATGTCCATTCGTAAGGATGCGTCTTCAGTGCGTATTCGTGATGTGCTGCTGGAGATGCGACGCTATCGAATGGGCTTGATTCAGACAGCAGATCAGCTTCGCTTCTCCTACCTTGCTGTCATTGAAGGTGCAAAGTACATCAAGGGGGATATGTCTTTGCAG GAGTCATGGAAAGAGCTCTCAAACGAGGAAGACGATCCTCCAGagttcactcctcctcctcctctccctcctcccagAGACCCTCACAACGGCAAAGTCGAGCCATCGTTTTTCCCAGGAAATGAGATCATCCAACGCAGTGAGATCCGCAGTGTGGG GTCTTCACAAGAGTCTGCACTACGGCAGAGGAACGTTGCTGGGCCTCCTGACTGCGGTGAACAGAGTGATGGTCGCATGGGAATCCAAGATCTTACCTGCAGTGATCCAGCCAAATCCCAGCAGCTGCATGAGACCGAGGAGAACAAGGAGCCCAAGTTGGCAGAGGCAGCGGAGCAGCCTAAAGAAAGCTCCCCTGTGCCGGGGACTTGGTCGCCCCTACTAACCAACGTGTGCCTGTGCACAGCACTGGCTCTCAGTGCTTATGTCTGTTATCGAGCCTATTTCCACTGA
- the cebpb gene encoding CCAAT/enhancer-binding protein beta: MEVAGFYDEGSFAIHSRDSIISPISGGSYWRLGDSMTELGIEERERAIDFSVYLDSALHCPQLAAQTQQQGDVFSDFLAENKIKRVAALQNCKSYSLLNELEASQCDNLRDIREPYALGYTELQETRVDSVLSPELEGRYRAAAAAAAAAAAAERDDSQEDAKMENGSSGFDMRYLHYHQSTSGSLGNISTASSTCSSPPGTPAPSGKSRSPSHSGKMSSGKAKKRLDKDSDEYRQRRERNNLAVRKSRDKAKMRNLETQHKVLELAAENDRLQKRVEQLSRELATLRNLLSATGQC, encoded by the coding sequence ATGGAAGTGGCCGGCTTCTACGACGAGGGCAGCTTTGCTATCCATAGTAGAGACAGCATTATCAGTCCCATCAGCGGCGGCTCTTACTGGAGGCTCGGAGACTCGATGACGGAGCTGGGCATTGAAGAGCGGGAGAGAGCGATAGACTTCAGTGTTTACCTGGATTCAGCCTTGCACTGTCCGCAGCTGGCGGCGCAGACGCAGCAGCAGGGAGACGTTTTCTCGGATTTCCTGGCGGAGAACAAGATCAAGAGAGTTGCAGCTTTACAGAACTGCAAGAGCTACTCGCTGTTGAACGAGCTGGAGGCGAGCCAGTGCGACAACTTGAGGGACATCAGGGAGCCTTACGCGCTGGGTTACACTGAGCTGCAGGAGACCCGTGTGGACAGCGTGCTCAGTCCTGAACTCGAGGGCCgctacagagctgctgctgccgccgctgctgctgctgctgctgccgagAGAGACGACAGTCAGGAAGACGCAAAGATGGAGAACGGGTCGTCTGGGTTTGACATGAGGTACCTTCATTACCACCAGTCCACCAGTGGCAGCCTCGGAAACATCTCCACTGCGTCCTCGACTTGCTCCAGCCCGCCCGGCACACCTGCCCCGTCAGGTAAAAGCAGGTCTCCGTCGCACAGTGGCAAAATGTCCAGCGGCAAAGCAAAGAAGCGCCTGGACAAGGACAGTGACGAGTACAGGCAGAGGCGAGAGAGGAATAACCTCGCCGTGAGGAAGAGCAGGGACAAAGCCAAAATGCGTAACTTGGAGACCCAACATAAAGTACTGGAACTGGCTGCAGAGAACGATCGTTTACAAAAGCGCGTGGAGCAGCTGTCCAGAGAGCTGGCCACTCTGCGCAACCTGCTCTCCGCCACCGGACAATGCTAG
- the tmem189 gene encoding transmembrane protein 189: MARMVNENDCGEETQSPEPQGPGRGAARWGPQHAGARELANLYSPGKRCQEWISVILCFSLMAFNFIHLLANFHLGHSWSILLGIVAGILTADFASGLVHWGADTWGSVDLPIFGKAFIRPFREHHIDPTAITRHDFIETNGDNCMLTIIPLANMAFNFLTLSPAEIYHIYSWYCYLFALGIFVTLTNQIHKWSHTYFGLPRWVVFLQDCHIILPRKHHRIHHVAPHETYFCITTGWLNYPLEKLGFWRSVEDLIQGVTGEKPRADDLKWAQKVK, from the exons ATGGCGAGAATGGTCAACGAGAACgactgtggagaggaaacacagagcCCAGAACCTCAGGGACCGGGCCGGGGTGCAGCTAGATGGGGTCCGCAACACGCCGGTGCCCGAGAGCTCGCCAATTTGTACTCGCCAG GCAAAAGATGTCAAGAATGGATAAGTGTtatcctctgcttctctctcatGGCCTTCAATTTCATTCACCTCCTTGCCAACTTCCACCTGGGACATTCATGGTCCATCCTGTTAGGCATTG TGGCAGGAATACTGACTGCAGATTTTGCGTCAGGACTTGTTCACTGGGGGGCTGATACGTGGGGCTCAGTGGATCTACCCATCTTTGGAAAG GCCTTTATACGACCATTTAGAGAGCACCACATTGACCCCACAGCCATCACCCGTCACGACTTCATTGAGACAAATGGTGACAACTGCATGCTGACCATAATCCCTCTAGCAAATATGGCCTTCAACTTCCTCACCCTCTCCCCTG CGGAGATCTACCATATCTATTCCTGGTACTGCTACTTGTTTGCACTAGGGATCTTTGTGACCCTGACCAACCAGATTCACAAGTGGTCGCACACATACTTTGGCCTGCCCCGTTGGGTCGTGTTCCTACAGGACTGCCACATCATACTTCCTCGCAAGCACCACCGCATCCATCACGTCGCTCCTCACGAGACTTACTTCTGCATCACTACAG GTTGGCTAAACTATCCTCTAGAGAAGCTGGGCTTCTGGAGGAGCGTGGAAGATCTTATCCAGGGTGTGACGGGAGAGAAGCCCAGAGCGGACGACCTGAAATGGGCTCAGAAAGTCAAGTAA